In one window of Frigoriglobus tundricola DNA:
- a CDS encoding reverse transcriptase domain-containing protein, with protein MSEKVTADLPHDPCAFASVLFHAGHPEDVLNRWVNLLRTVSPRGWDAVKVYAPEVMNLIADPRVLFVAAVALRARGPKAPGRNGLPLDALCTDELWKMCTALGHAIRAGTYRPGTERVRWVEKASLTGKRPIVISDVQDKVVQKAAERVLRSMLDPHFDPLSFAFRPSRGRFEAMAVAEQLARSGHPVWVTHDLVDAFRRVPVPRLMEVFFKLLPCPRLRAFLGMVLPAQSRAVGGIKQGGPLSPLALEVYLTHVLHGPWRGAGLPVRLLRYADDLLLTAADENTACAADAALRVLLAPTGMRLKHTFEEARCDLRSQPAEWLGFRFRLDGDRFRIDLGARAFEKLGRRFVLAHAKARSADRAVAVLRHWVDQLGPCFPRKKREVVCTKAILTAQEHGFEETVGVAELVERWEASAERWKAIRRRVRRNPGYLVEAALSYPTPTSNVW; from the coding sequence GTGAGCGAAAAGGTAACCGCCGACCTGCCGCACGACCCGTGCGCCTTCGCGTCGGTACTGTTCCACGCCGGCCACCCGGAGGACGTGCTGAATCGCTGGGTCAACCTCCTGCGCACGGTATCGCCGCGCGGTTGGGACGCGGTGAAGGTGTACGCCCCCGAGGTGATGAACCTGATCGCCGATCCCAGGGTGCTGTTCGTGGCCGCGGTCGCGCTCCGCGCCCGCGGGCCGAAGGCACCGGGGCGGAACGGCCTGCCGCTCGACGCGCTCTGCACCGACGAGTTGTGGAAGATGTGCACGGCCCTCGGCCACGCGATCCGCGCCGGCACCTACCGGCCGGGCACGGAGCGCGTCCGGTGGGTCGAAAAGGCGTCGCTCACCGGGAAGCGGCCGATCGTCATCTCCGACGTGCAGGACAAGGTGGTGCAGAAGGCGGCGGAACGGGTGCTTCGCTCGATGCTCGATCCGCACTTCGACCCGCTGAGCTTCGCCTTTCGGCCGTCGCGGGGGCGGTTCGAGGCAATGGCCGTTGCCGAACAACTCGCCCGCAGTGGGCACCCGGTCTGGGTCACGCACGACTTGGTCGATGCGTTCCGGCGGGTGCCGGTGCCGCGCCTAATGGAGGTGTTCTTCAAGTTGCTCCCGTGCCCGCGCCTGCGCGCCTTCCTGGGCATGGTGCTGCCGGCGCAGTCACGCGCGGTGGGCGGGATCAAGCAGGGCGGACCGCTCTCCCCGCTCGCGCTGGAAGTCTATCTGACGCACGTCCTCCACGGGCCGTGGCGCGGGGCCGGGCTCCCCGTTCGGCTCCTGCGGTACGCCGACGACCTGTTGCTGACGGCCGCGGACGAGAACACCGCTTGTGCCGCCGACGCGGCGCTCCGCGTCCTGCTCGCCCCGACCGGCATGCGGCTCAAGCACACGTTCGAGGAGGCGCGGTGCGACCTCCGCTCGCAGCCCGCCGAGTGGCTCGGGTTCCGGTTCCGGCTCGACGGGGACCGGTTCCGAATCGACCTCGGGGCGCGGGCGTTCGAGAAGCTCGGGCGGCGGTTCGTCCTGGCGCACGCCAAGGCCCGTTCGGCCGACCGTGCGGTCGCGGTGCTGCGGCACTGGGTCGATCAACTGGGGCCGTGCTTCCCGCGGAAGAAGCGCGAGGTGGTCTGCACCAAGGCGATCCTGACGGCCCAGGAACACGGCTTCGAGGAGACGGTGGGGGTGGCCGAGTTGGTCGAGCGGTGGGAAGCGTCCGCGGAGCGGTGGAAGGCGATCCGGCGGCGGGTTCGGCGGAACCCCGGCTACCTGGTTGAGGCGGCGCTGAGCTACCCGACGCCGACGTCGAACGTGTGGTAA
- a CDS encoding TIGR02996 domain-containing protein: MAKRRANNEPLCSEHEALLSAIIQFPDEDTPRLVFADWLDEHGDHDRAEFIRLQIRLAAARADDTPYDFPSELRAAELYKRNRAEWKRDFRGRGVELVSFERGFVTAVSATADAFVRCGELWCRRHPLGVVIVTKVIGRIERLLAAPHLDAIGTLQLRDEFEDEHLFALTDAPRPGGAGRFPNLEGLGFVGDGYLTGIGTGGVAALAGWEMPRLRELYLGDTQIDNHGAAAVTEAPWFGNLSTLTFETCRIGDAGLAALLSSPRQNLSFLELARCRVTARGLHALADMPGGPTLKNLCLEENPIRSVNVDRLGAVLRKHPSLGLNLRDCPIPRSTRAKLVERFGDRVWFGRGADDVPDLERIHQLGTVAEAWGK; encoded by the coding sequence GTGGCGAAGCGACGCGCGAACAACGAGCCCCTCTGTTCCGAGCACGAGGCGCTCCTCTCGGCGATCATCCAGTTTCCCGACGAAGACACCCCGCGCCTGGTGTTCGCCGACTGGCTCGACGAGCACGGCGACCACGACCGCGCGGAGTTCATCCGCCTCCAGATCCGCCTCGCCGCCGCTCGCGCGGACGACACACCGTACGATTTCCCCTCCGAATTGCGCGCCGCCGAACTGTACAAGCGCAACCGGGCCGAGTGGAAGCGCGACTTCCGCGGCCGGGGCGTGGAGTTGGTGAGCTTCGAGCGCGGGTTCGTGACGGCGGTGTCCGCGACGGCGGACGCGTTCGTCCGCTGTGGGGAGCTGTGGTGCCGGAGGCATCCGCTTGGCGTGGTGATCGTGACAAAGGTGATCGGCCGGATCGAGCGGCTCCTGGCAGCACCGCACCTTGATGCGATCGGCACCCTGCAACTCCGTGACGAGTTCGAGGACGAGCACCTGTTCGCGCTGACCGACGCCCCGCGTCCGGGTGGGGCGGGGCGATTCCCGAATCTGGAAGGTCTCGGGTTTGTCGGCGATGGTTATCTCACGGGAATCGGCACGGGTGGCGTTGCAGCCCTCGCCGGGTGGGAGATGCCGCGGCTCCGCGAGCTGTACCTGGGCGATACGCAGATCGACAACCATGGCGCGGCGGCTGTGACTGAGGCCCCCTGGTTCGGGAACCTCTCGACCCTCACCTTCGAGACCTGCCGCATCGGCGACGCCGGCCTCGCCGCTCTACTTAGTTCACCGCGGCAGAACCTCTCCTTTCTTGAACTCGCGAGGTGCCGGGTGACTGCGAGGGGGTTGCACGCCTTGGCCGACATGCCGGGCGGGCCGACACTGAAAAACCTGTGTCTCGAAGAGAACCCCATCCGGTCGGTAAACGTCGATCGGCTCGGGGCCGTCCTCCGAAAGCACCCGAGCCTCGGGCTGAACCTGCGAGACTGTCCGATCCCGAGATCCACGCGGGCGAAATTGGTCGAGCGGTTTGGCGATCGCGTGTGGTTCGGGCGAGGGGCTGACGATGTACCGGACCTCGAACGGATTCACCAACTCGGAACGGTTGCGGAGGCGTGGGGCAAGTAG
- a CDS encoding AAA family ATPase: protein MSKTNEPKITPAEKKPRLSLTSMADLCDEGTAPDWLVEGVMVARQPLVIGGPAKALKTSLALDLAVSLATGTKFLGTFEVPEACDVAVFSGESGRTTINETLQRICRSKKKDPKGCAVHCGFTLPRLSDPADRKELTQQLRAEGIGVVVIDPLYLCLGSGAAVSASNLYEVGAVLAATAHACLRANATPVLVHHTNKSAGAATGTVALVDLAFAGIAEFARQWLLVGRAAEYQPGSGVHDLVLSVGGSAGHSSRWSVRVDEGRDAEKRQWSVRVRPNEGAGAGAGQSYPRGGGSLAGINGL, encoded by the coding sequence ATGTCGAAGACGAACGAACCGAAGATAACGCCGGCCGAGAAGAAGCCGCGGCTGTCGCTGACGAGCATGGCCGACCTGTGCGACGAGGGCACCGCGCCCGACTGGCTGGTCGAGGGCGTGATGGTGGCGCGCCAGCCCCTGGTGATCGGCGGGCCGGCCAAGGCGCTCAAGACGAGCCTGGCCCTCGACCTGGCCGTCTCGCTCGCCACCGGCACCAAGTTCCTGGGCACGTTCGAGGTGCCCGAGGCGTGCGACGTGGCCGTGTTCTCCGGCGAAAGCGGCCGGACCACGATCAACGAGACCCTCCAGCGGATCTGTCGCTCGAAGAAGAAAGACCCGAAGGGGTGCGCGGTCCACTGCGGGTTCACGCTGCCCCGGCTCAGCGACCCCGCGGACCGGAAGGAGCTGACGCAACAGCTCCGCGCCGAGGGGATCGGGGTGGTGGTGATCGACCCGCTCTACCTGTGCCTGGGGAGCGGGGCCGCGGTGTCGGCGAGCAACCTGTACGAGGTCGGCGCGGTCCTCGCCGCGACCGCCCACGCGTGCCTGCGGGCCAACGCCACCCCGGTACTCGTGCACCACACCAACAAGAGCGCCGGGGCCGCGACGGGGACCGTGGCACTGGTCGACCTGGCGTTCGCCGGGATCGCCGAGTTCGCCAGGCAGTGGTTGCTCGTCGGGCGCGCCGCCGAGTACCAGCCGGGCAGCGGCGTTCACGACCTGGTGCTCTCGGTCGGCGGCAGCGCGGGCCACTCGTCCCGGTGGTCCGTCCGCGTGGACGAGGGCCGCGACGCCGAGAAGCGGCAGTGGTCGGTACGGGTCCGGCCCAACGAAGGGGCGGGTGCGGGAGCCGGCCAATCGTACCCCCGAGGGGGCGGAAGCCTCGCCGGCATAAACGGACTGTGA
- a CDS encoding flavodoxin family protein — MGKILVLYHSASGNTAKMAALVAEGAGLIPGSEVRVREVATATPDDVHWCDGLAVGSPTNMGVLSWQMKRFWDEAMFTHWGKVDGKVACAFSSSGGWGGGAEIACQSLHMVLMNFGFLVFGVTDYAGTTMTAHYGAVAAREPRDAEVQNASRLLGRRLAEWVAVVADGRKDQHPLAKPESRTLPG; from the coding sequence ATGGGCAAGATCCTGGTTCTCTACCACTCGGCCAGTGGCAATACCGCGAAGATGGCCGCACTCGTGGCCGAAGGGGCCGGGCTCATCCCCGGCTCCGAGGTCCGCGTTCGCGAGGTGGCCACAGCCACGCCGGACGACGTGCACTGGTGCGACGGACTGGCGGTGGGGAGCCCAACCAACATGGGCGTGCTGTCCTGGCAGATGAAGCGGTTCTGGGACGAGGCCATGTTCACCCACTGGGGCAAGGTGGACGGCAAGGTCGCCTGCGCCTTCTCGTCGTCGGGCGGGTGGGGCGGCGGGGCCGAGATCGCGTGCCAGTCGCTCCACATGGTCCTGATGAACTTCGGGTTCCTCGTGTTCGGCGTCACCGACTACGCCGGCACGACGATGACCGCCCATTACGGGGCCGTGGCCGCTCGCGAGCCGCGGGACGCCGAGGTCCAGAACGCCAGTCGGCTCTTGGGCCGGCGGCTCGCCGAGTGGGTGGCCGTGGTCGCGGACGGCCGCAAGGACCAGCACCCGCTCGCCAAGCCCGAGTCCCGAACGCTCCCCGGTTGA
- a CDS encoding GP88 family protein — protein sequence MTRSPLPLAGESAPEIPLYTGDIDCDAWELMRGKCAEEITGGLAYPSKMDCPAWGISATRCRIGAALAKTPGTVCAACYAMKGTFRAKTVADKLERAYQGLFDPRWTPALYALIRWQAKDRSRFFHSGDFQGKNHFLNIMRICAATRDVLFWIPTREVALVRENADAIPENAVVRVSGNVIDGPAPTWGPTTSTVVSDPARATCPSSLKGGNCGTHSCTACWTQQGNVAYVKH from the coding sequence TTGACCCGCTCCCCTCTTCCGCTCGCCGGCGAATCCGCACCCGAAATCCCGCTCTACACGGGCGATATCGACTGCGACGCGTGGGAGCTGATGCGCGGCAAATGCGCCGAAGAGATCACCGGCGGTCTCGCGTATCCGAGCAAAATGGACTGCCCGGCTTGGGGCATCTCCGCCACCCGCTGCCGGATCGGCGCCGCACTCGCGAAGACGCCCGGGACAGTGTGCGCGGCGTGCTACGCGATGAAGGGCACGTTCCGGGCGAAGACCGTCGCGGACAAACTGGAGCGGGCGTACCAGGGTCTCTTCGACCCACGCTGGACCCCGGCCCTGTACGCCCTCATCCGGTGGCAGGCCAAGGACCGCTCCCGGTTCTTCCACTCGGGCGACTTCCAGGGGAAGAATCACTTCCTCAACATCATGCGGATCTGCGCGGCGACGCGTGACGTGCTGTTCTGGATCCCGACCCGCGAGGTCGCCCTCGTCCGCGAGAACGCGGACGCGATCCCGGAGAACGCGGTCGTCCGGGTCTCCGGCAACGTCATCGACGGACCGGCCCCGACGTGGGGGCCGACGACCAGCACCGTCGTCAGTGACCCGGCGCGGGCGACCTGCCCGAGCTCACTGAAGGGCGGGAACTGCGGGACGCACAGCTGCACGGCGTGCTGGACACAGCAAGGAAACGTGGCGTATGTGAAGCATTGA
- a CDS encoding DUF2294 domain-containing protein yields the protein MKTMKTLGEIEAAVCVGMTLVEQKYIGRGPKNVHAHLIGDFLVVRLHGVLTDGEQQLVKTLPAEKGRDLLKQVRTQLIELARPVMEAMVLEATGVKVLSMHHDISTMTGEEVVLFTLVAAPQFRETKKR from the coding sequence ATGAAGACCATGAAGACACTGGGAGAAATCGAAGCCGCCGTCTGCGTGGGCATGACCCTCGTCGAGCAGAAGTACATAGGCCGGGGTCCCAAGAACGTTCACGCCCATCTGATCGGAGATTTCCTCGTGGTCCGCCTCCACGGCGTCCTGACCGACGGCGAACAACAACTGGTCAAGACGCTCCCCGCCGAGAAGGGGCGGGACCTGCTCAAACAGGTCCGGACGCAGCTCATCGAGTTGGCGCGACCGGTCATGGAAGCGATGGTCCTGGAGGCCACGGGCGTCAAGGTGTTGAGCATGCACCACGACATCAGCACCATGACCGGCGAGGAGGTCGTCCTCTTCACGCTCGTCGCGGCGCCCCAGTTTCGAGAGACCAAGAAAAGGTAA
- a CDS encoding Na-translocating system protein MpsC family protein, with product MDKPKPTVAEQIAQAAIAFEQRRTGNHVPKAVTVVLSEGTLVITLHEALSPAERDMAKTPAGAAQMQEFHRQLFATSSDTLRQEIKRITGMDVREATAEIEPASGAVVQAFTTGTVVQVFLLAGNAPTQAWSGDAPGK from the coding sequence ATGGATAAGCCCAAGCCGACCGTAGCCGAGCAGATCGCTCAAGCGGCCATCGCGTTCGAGCAGCGGCGCACGGGCAACCATGTGCCCAAGGCGGTCACCGTGGTCCTGAGCGAGGGCACCCTTGTGATCACGCTGCACGAAGCCCTGTCGCCGGCCGAACGGGACATGGCCAAAACTCCGGCGGGGGCCGCTCAGATGCAAGAGTTTCACCGCCAGCTGTTCGCCACCTCCTCCGACACGCTGCGTCAAGAGATCAAACGGATCACCGGGATGGACGTGCGCGAGGCGACGGCGGAAATCGAGCCGGCCAGCGGGGCCGTCGTGCAGGCGTTCACGACCGGCACCGTGGTGCAGGTCTTCTTGCTCGCCGGAAACGCCCCGACACAAGCGTGGAGCGGGGACGCTCCGGGAAAGTAG
- a CDS encoding Na-translocating system protein MpsC family protein — protein MDLSQRTVGQRIARLVRDFEQRHTQHGREWWAVFLNEETIVIALHGSLSKAECTSMGSCVQVAQHLRRLFADTALVRSIKSASGMVVRDTIVEIAPATGGVVLLLTTDTAGTEFPPATGRPARRPGRVRPEGGSRRATKTTGCGIRG, from the coding sequence ATGGATCTGTCCCAACGGACCGTCGGCCAGAGGATCGCCCGGCTGGTCCGCGATTTCGAGCAACGGCACACACAGCACGGGCGCGAATGGTGGGCCGTCTTCCTCAACGAGGAGACGATCGTAATCGCGCTGCACGGGTCGTTGTCGAAAGCGGAATGCACATCGATGGGAAGTTGCGTTCAAGTTGCGCAGCACTTGCGGCGGCTGTTCGCCGACACCGCCCTGGTTCGCTCGATCAAGAGTGCCTCCGGGATGGTCGTGCGCGACACCATCGTGGAGATAGCGCCCGCGACCGGCGGTGTAGTGCTGCTCCTCACAACGGACACGGCGGGTACCGAGTTCCCGCCCGCGACCGGCCGACCGGCTCGGAGGCCGGGACGGGTCCGGCCCGAAGGCGGCTCTCGCCGCGCCACCAAGACAACCGGATGTGGCATCCGGGGATGA
- a CDS encoding BON domain-containing protein, with protein sequence MKTDTQLQKDVMDEIKWEPSTTAAQVGVTAKDGVVTLTGVVATYAEKWAVERAAQRVDGVKGLAEEITITPYGEHVKSDTEIAAAAVTALKWHVWVPNAIQATVAQGWVTLKGTADWEYQRTAARDAVCFMPGVKGVSNDITIKPTAKPAGVKDQIEKAFVRSAELDAGTVKVAADGGAVTLSGSVRSWNEKTQAGSAAWNAPGVNSVTNDLAVSYT encoded by the coding sequence ATGAAGACCGACACGCAGTTGCAGAAGGACGTCATGGACGAGATCAAGTGGGAGCCGAGCACCACGGCGGCCCAGGTCGGGGTGACGGCGAAGGACGGGGTGGTGACGCTGACCGGTGTGGTCGCGACCTACGCCGAGAAGTGGGCCGTCGAACGGGCCGCGCAGCGCGTGGACGGCGTCAAGGGCCTCGCCGAGGAGATCACGATCACGCCGTACGGCGAACACGTCAAGAGCGACACGGAGATCGCGGCGGCGGCCGTCACCGCCCTCAAGTGGCACGTCTGGGTGCCGAACGCCATCCAGGCGACCGTGGCCCAGGGGTGGGTCACGCTCAAGGGCACAGCGGACTGGGAGTACCAGCGGACCGCCGCCCGCGACGCGGTGTGCTTCATGCCCGGTGTGAAGGGGGTGTCGAACGACATCACCATCAAGCCGACGGCGAAGCCGGCGGGCGTCAAGGACCAGATCGAGAAGGCGTTCGTGCGGAGCGCCGAACTCGACGCCGGGACGGTGAAGGTGGCGGCCGACGGCGGGGCCGTGACGCTGTCCGGCAGCGTCCGGTCGTGGAACGAGAAGACCCAGGCCGGTTCGGCGGCGTGGAACGCCCCCGGCGTCAACAGCGTGACGAACGACCTCGCCGTCTCGTACACGTGA
- a CDS encoding dodecin family protein: MSESNKQAAPVATMRVIELVGESKESWEDAAQRLVKRESAKHKNITGLDVLRSTAVVREGKIVEYRIDAKMAYAIEPDRGEE, encoded by the coding sequence ATGTCCGAGTCCAACAAACAGGCCGCACCGGTCGCCACCATGCGCGTCATCGAACTGGTCGGAGAGTCGAAGGAGAGCTGGGAGGACGCCGCCCAGCGGTTGGTGAAGCGGGAGTCGGCGAAGCACAAGAACATCACCGGGCTGGACGTGCTCCGCAGTACCGCCGTCGTCCGGGAGGGCAAGATCGTGGAGTACCGCATCGACGCCAAGATGGCCTACGCGATCGAACCCGACCGGGGCGAAGAGTAA
- a CDS encoding Dps family protein codes for MKESALTKVPRADAPPPYEVQAFGTLTDVPIALAEAARREGVDNLNQLLADTITLRDLYRKHHWQASGPTFYMLHLLFDKHYREQDELVDAVAERVMQLGGVSVAMGADVAEMTLVPSPPKGRERTAEQLARLLFAHEVILEEARAMARYAERDGDVGTADLIVSKIIRTNETQVWFVAEHRTAAPAEVE; via the coding sequence ATGAAGGAATCAGCACTCACCAAGGTCCCTCGTGCGGACGCACCGCCGCCCTACGAGGTGCAAGCGTTCGGTACACTCACGGACGTGCCCATCGCCCTCGCCGAGGCCGCGCGGCGGGAGGGGGTGGACAACCTGAACCAACTCCTGGCCGACACGATCACCCTCCGCGACCTGTACCGGAAGCACCACTGGCAGGCGTCCGGGCCGACGTTTTACATGCTCCATCTGCTCTTCGACAAGCACTACCGCGAGCAGGACGAGTTGGTGGACGCCGTCGCCGAGCGGGTCATGCAACTCGGCGGCGTCAGCGTGGCGATGGGCGCCGACGTGGCAGAGATGACCCTCGTCCCCAGTCCGCCGAAGGGCCGCGAGCGAACGGCCGAGCAGTTGGCCCGCCTTCTGTTCGCGCACGAGGTGATTCTGGAAGAGGCCCGCGCGATGGCCCGGTACGCTGAGCGGGACGGGGACGTCGGCACCGCCGACCTGATCGTCAGCAAGATCATCCGCACGAACGAAACACAAGTCTGGTTCGTGGCCGAGCACCGCACCGCCGCCCCGGCGGAAGTCGAGTGA
- a CDS encoding sensor histidine kinase → MREFLALLGHELGNPLAAMRYALCVLNLQGDDAVTRDRTWGVLDRQLQFIACLVNDLMDVSRIELGKIELHIQPLNLAQALVRAAESVRGPIEKRGHQLEVALPPDSVSLDADPVRLEQVLTNLLNNASKYTDAGGRIWLTAEVQGGDVVFHVRDSGIGIAPEMLPHVFDPFWQAEPTLDPAQCGFGIGLALVRKLAELHGGSAGAYSEGLNRGSEFVVRLPCTRRG, encoded by the coding sequence ATGCGCGAATTTCTGGCCCTGCTGGGACACGAGTTGGGCAACCCCCTGGCCGCGATGCGCTACGCCCTGTGCGTACTCAACTTGCAGGGCGACGATGCCGTCACCCGGGACCGGACCTGGGGTGTCCTGGACCGACAGTTGCAGTTCATCGCCTGTCTGGTCAATGACCTCATGGACGTTTCCCGGATCGAACTGGGCAAGATCGAGTTGCACATCCAGCCACTGAACCTGGCACAGGCCCTGGTCCGCGCGGCCGAGAGCGTCCGGGGCCCGATCGAGAAGCGCGGCCACCAACTCGAAGTGGCGCTCCCGCCGGACTCGGTGAGTCTGGACGCGGACCCCGTTCGCCTGGAACAGGTGCTGACCAACCTCCTGAACAACGCCTCCAAGTACACGGACGCCGGAGGACGAATCTGGCTGACGGCGGAGGTCCAGGGCGGCGACGTGGTGTTTCACGTCCGGGACAGCGGTATCGGCATCGCCCCGGAGATGCTGCCGCACGTTTTCGATCCCTTCTGGCAGGCCGAGCCGACGCTCGATCCCGCGCAGTGCGGGTTCGGAATCGGCCTGGCACTGGTACGGAAGTTGGCCGAACTGCACGGCGGGAGCGCGGGCGCGTACAGCGAGGGCCTGAACCGCGGCAGCGAGTTCGTCGTGCGCTTGCCGTGCACGCGGAGGGGTTGA
- a CDS encoding TspO/MBR family protein — MTWHDWYDALAKPTWTPAPATISLIWSLLYPGILLSFGFVFLQSARGRLPRRVWLPFALNLAANLAFMPLFAGLRDVHLATADILLVWATLIWCAVAVWPHHRWVAVVQLPYFVWVSTAGALQLSIARMNW, encoded by the coding sequence GTGACGTGGCACGACTGGTACGACGCGCTGGCGAAACCGACTTGGACTCCGGCCCCGGCGACGATCTCGCTCATCTGGAGCCTGCTCTATCCGGGCATCCTGTTGAGTTTCGGCTTCGTATTCCTCCAGAGCGCACGGGGCCGTCTGCCGCGACGCGTCTGGCTCCCGTTCGCCCTGAATCTCGCGGCCAACCTAGCGTTTATGCCACTGTTCGCCGGGTTACGCGACGTCCACTTGGCCACCGCGGACATCCTCCTCGTGTGGGCGACGTTGATCTGGTGCGCGGTCGCCGTCTGGCCGCACCACCGCTGGGTCGCGGTCGTCCAACTGCCGTACTTCGTCTGGGTGTCCACCGCGGGTGCCCTTCAACTGTCGATCGCCCGGATGAATTGGTAG
- a CDS encoding general stress protein — MKHLNSVVAVFDSHDKAEAAVRTLQQGGFDMKNLSIVGKGFHTEEHVVGYYNTGDRMLYWGKQGAFWGGFWGLLFGSAFFWVPAVGPLLVAGPLVVWIVAALEGAAVVGGLSALGGALASIGIPENSIVQYETEVKNGKLLLVAHGTADEVERARGVLERSKANATVHAEPALVSA; from the coding sequence ATGAAGCACCTGAACTCTGTCGTCGCGGTCTTCGACTCACACGACAAGGCCGAGGCGGCCGTCCGCACCCTTCAGCAGGGCGGTTTCGACATGAAGAACCTGTCGATCGTGGGCAAGGGCTTCCACACGGAGGAGCACGTCGTCGGGTATTACAACACCGGCGACCGGATGCTGTACTGGGGCAAGCAGGGGGCGTTCTGGGGCGGGTTCTGGGGGCTGCTGTTCGGGTCCGCGTTCTTCTGGGTTCCGGCCGTCGGCCCGCTCCTGGTCGCCGGCCCGCTGGTGGTCTGGATCGTCGCCGCTCTCGAAGGGGCCGCCGTGGTGGGCGGGCTGAGCGCCCTCGGTGGCGCGCTGGCCAGCATCGGGATTCCGGAGAACAGCATCGTGCAATACGAGACCGAGGTGAAGAACGGCAAACTGCTCCTGGTCGCCCATGGAACGGCCGACGAGGTGGAGCGGGCCCGGGGCGTGCTTGAGCGATCCAAGGCGAACGCGACAGTTCATGCCGAACCGGCCCTTGTGAGCGCGTAA
- a CDS encoding RNA polymerase sigma factor encodes MERSPNRPAPTGRRVDAPPPEKLTPELVFREYAPGIYNLARRMLGNDADAEDATQDVLLQVVRKLDTFRGDARISTWLHRVTVNAALVHRHKRATRHQHETGGALETLAREAAVQRRTVAPDEPVLAAEQHEVIERAARQLAEPFRIVYQFADVEGLPNAEIGAMLHLSVPAVKSRLHRARLRMRHLLTPRAGGRHAPAQMNS; translated from the coding sequence ATGGAGCGATCGCCGAACCGCCCCGCGCCGACGGGTCGCCGCGTGGACGCACCGCCCCCCGAGAAGTTGACACCGGAGCTGGTGTTCCGCGAGTACGCGCCGGGTATCTACAACCTGGCCCGCCGGATGCTCGGCAACGACGCGGACGCCGAGGACGCGACCCAGGACGTGCTGCTCCAAGTGGTGCGCAAACTGGACACGTTCCGCGGCGACGCGCGGATCTCGACGTGGCTGCACCGAGTCACGGTGAACGCGGCGCTGGTGCACCGTCATAAGCGCGCCACCCGACACCAGCACGAGACCGGCGGGGCGCTCGAAACGCTCGCCCGCGAGGCGGCAGTGCAGCGGCGGACCGTGGCGCCCGACGAACCGGTCCTCGCGGCCGAGCAGCACGAGGTGATCGAGCGGGCGGCCCGACAACTCGCGGAGCCGTTCCGGATCGTGTACCAGTTCGCGGACGTCGAGGGTTTGCCGAACGCCGAGATCGGCGCGATGTTGCACCTGAGCGTGCCCGCGGTGAAGAGCCGGCTGCACCGCGCGCGGCTGCGGATGCGCCACCTGCTCACCCCACGCGCGGGCGGCCGTCACGCACCCGCGCAGATGAACAGCTAA
- a CDS encoding TraR/DksA family transcriptional regulator — MTKTELEPVRNLLLRMERRLRGDVAGLTTEVSCGTETQSGGNLSNAPVEDRAERGSDSSDEDVTIGLLELESDRLGEITAALDRIAGGTFGRCEECARAIAIDRLRAVPFTRLCIACARTAQHGQPTSPGNL, encoded by the coding sequence ATGACGAAGACGGAACTGGAACCGGTTCGGAACCTGTTACTGCGGATGGAGCGGCGCCTCCGCGGCGACGTCGCCGGCCTGACGACCGAGGTCAGTTGCGGGACCGAGACGCAGTCCGGTGGGAACCTGTCGAACGCTCCCGTCGAGGACCGGGCGGAGCGCGGCTCCGACAGCTCCGACGAGGACGTGACGATCGGCCTCCTGGAACTGGAGTCGGATCGGCTGGGTGAAATCACCGCCGCCCTCGACCGCATCGCAGGGGGCACGTTCGGGCGGTGCGAAGAGTGCGCCCGGGCCATCGCGATCGACCGGCTCAGGGCCGTCCCGTTCACGCGACTGTGTATCGCCTGCGCCCGAACGGCGCAACACGGACAACCGACGTCGCCGGGCAACTTGTAG